The Phyllopteryx taeniolatus isolate TA_2022b chromosome 13, UOR_Ptae_1.2, whole genome shotgun sequence nucleotide sequence cacattaacacctatggtcaatttagCGTAttcaacctaccaagcatgtttttggaatgtgggaggaagacaaaGAAGGCCACTCAAAGAAAACCCCaagcaaacacagggagaacTGGCAAACACCACACATTATTaatgcattatactgtatgttagtagtattagtagtagtatatcTGATTTGGCTTGACATTTTGAGTAAAATAACTCAAGGACaacctttttttctgaacaTATATGTGTCATGGCCCCTGTGCTTCACATTGGAAAAACACAGTTGTTAAGTCTTTATCTCATTTCCTTCCTGCCTTAACTTTCCTTCCGCAGTAGCCTGCAGAGCTCCGAGTTTGCCGTGAGCCAGCCGACATTTGAAGATGAACTACAGCACAGCAACATGGCCTGCTTGAATCTTCAGGTGCTGATGACATTGTCTCTACTTTCTATGTCCTCTATCAACACATGCTTTAGTATGGGGCATGCTGGCACCTGTCGGCCTTTCTGCATTGGGAGCGACTGCTTGGTTATCAGCCAAGACAAACTGGATTTTACAACAGCTGAAGAAAGATGTCAAGCCAGGAGAGGAGAGCTGATGACACTTCAGTCAGCAGAAGATAAGAGATTGCTTGATATCGTGAAACAAGAACTAGATGGAAACTTCTGGCTTGGACTCTATTTACCAACTCATGCCTGCAGCAACCTCTCAGTTCATATGAGAGGCTATGAGTGGACCTCCGGCAAAGGGCACAGAGACTTTGTTCCCTCTTACATCGCCTGGAAAGATGACATTAGAGTCTGTTCTCCTAGCTGTGTCTCACTTTCAAATGAGCAAAAGCTCAGAGAGTGGTCATGCTCAGATAAAATTGACGGATTCCTGTGCAGAACCTTCCACAAAGATGCATGCCGGGCACAAGAATTATCGGATGTAACATTTTTTCGGAGTTTGAAGGGATGCTCAGATAGTCCATGTGAGCAAAAGTGCACTCCCGTAAAAGACGGCTTCAAATGCTCTTGTTTCACAGGATATGCACCGGACAGCAAGGATCCTAGGAGGTGCAAACTCCACTGTGCAAAGGAGAGATGCCCCGCCAACTGTGAGAGAAACACAAACAGTGCTTGCTTCTGTCCTGAAGGCTTCATCATAAATGACAAATTCTGCGACGACATAAATGAGTGCTTGATGGGCGAATGTGATCAAGagtgtaaaaacacatttggaagTTTTGTCTGCGCCTGTCAAGAAGGTTATGTACTAAGACATGAGGTGAAATGTGTAAAAGCGGTCAATGAACATTTTGTCATAACCACTCCCTCTGTCAGAGGTTATGCCAAGCCTGACAATGACACTATGAAAGGTTCCTCTCTTTCCGCAGGCACATTTATTTGGCTGTGGATTTTATCTGCTTTGGCTGTGGTTGTGATTATTTGTGTTGGAAGATTTTATGTGATCAGGCGCCAGAAGCACAGAGAGCAAAATGCCAACCAAAGGTCGAGTGCCCCAGTGGAAAATACTTAGGGCCTTATTTTCGTGGATGGCGTAAATCTGGCGCACAGTTGCGCTGCGCCTGATTTACGCCATTGGTgggttagaccggtgttggtaattttgtagGCCAATGCAGGCCGGCGAATCTGAtactggggggggggctgcgccactgtgggtGTGGTTACACCCAACTTCATTTGCCTCCAATCAAAGTGGCTgatttcattccctttaaatgtgctGCAATTAACTGACAGTCTCAACTgagacatctgtgtgtggaagAGGGTGATGTGTAATCGCAGCTCTCCGTGCGTGAGTCGAACATTGTCACCTCTGGCCTGTGTGGCAACAGACAGTGTGAGCGAGTATATGAAACGAGCTGGTGATAACAGCTAGTGAGTTAAATATGTCTATGGAGCTCAGGATCTGTCTGCCTGcgccccgatcaaattcacaaaaattgccTTTTGCCAGAACTTAgacatggtctgagcaggcTTAAACTTGGAtccactttctgccaccaaattgtcactccaccAGGCACAATTCCAAGGACACTCCCTCTCCTGCACCGGAACGCTCAGCTTGGCATTGACTTGTTTGCCAAATTTGCCAAAAAGCCTTGCGCCTGCACGAAAATCAGGAAACGGCGACATTTGTGCCCCACCGCAGATGCGCTGTCTGTACGAAAATAAAGCCCTTAGTGTTGAATA carries:
- the LOC133488155 gene encoding thrombomodulin, coding for MACLNLQVLMTLSLLSMSSINTCFSMGHAGTCRPFCIGSDCLVISQDKLDFTTAEERCQARRGELMTLQSAEDKRLLDIVKQELDGNFWLGLYLPTHACSNLSVHMRGYEWTSGKGHRDFVPSYIAWKDDIRVCSPSCVSLSNEQKLREWSCSDKIDGFLCRTFHKDACRAQELSDVTFFRSLKGCSDSPCEQKCTPVKDGFKCSCFTGYAPDSKDPRRCKLHCAKERCPANCERNTNSACFCPEGFIINDKFCDDINECLMGECDQECKNTFGSFVCACQEGYVLRHEVTAAYPS